DNA from Deltaproteobacteria bacterium:
CACCCCCTTGCCTGAAGGGAGCGCCATAAAGACCGCCGAGTGCATGTTTTTCATTGCTGAGCGGGATAGGGAAGTCTGCGGATATTCCCAGCAACTGAACTGTCCAAGGGATTGGCCCAAGGAACTGAGGCCCGAATGGCGATGGAGAAATGGCAGACCTGGAACTAAAAGGGAAGATTCTTAAGGAAACCGACATGGCGGTTTTGTTCAGCGACGGCATTGCCTGTCAGGTTTGGCTGCCCAAATCCCAAATAGCCATCATCAGAGAGATTGAAGGGGTTACGGTGGTGGTCCCCGAGTGGTTGGCAGAAGCCAAAGGGATGGCATGAAAAGGGGGAATCAATGAAAGAACCGGAATCCCAATGGACCGCCTGGAACCGCTGGGTGTCTGGCTGGATTGAGATCGCCCAGGGGCTGGTCAAGGTGCTTACCCTGGGGCTGGTGACCATTGCCTGGGACCTGAGATATGTCCGATGGGTGACCAGGAAAAGACAGGGGTGAACCTTGAAGTTCACTCTCCCCCCCAAGGGAAGGAGCAATTTAAAGCCATTTCCCTGCGCCGCCGGGAGCGGGCTTTCAAGGTCTGGGAAATGTATGAGGGCGGGGCAAAAGTTAATGAAATTGCTCAATTTTTTGGCATTTCCCGCCGCATGGTTTTTAAAGACCTTAGGGTCGCCAGACAACTCCACAAAGAGGCCGTGCAGAATGCTGATGGGGGTGAACTTCTGGGGGGTGAAATCGCCTTCTGGCAACAGGTTGTGCGGCAGGCGATGCGGGATTACCAAATGGCCCAAAGTGAAAATGCCAAGATTGGTTTCCTGCGGGTGGCTTCTGAAGCCCGGGCCAAATTACAAAAGCTCTACCAGGAAACCGGCCTTATCACCACCGTCCCCACCCGGATCAGCCTGGAGGAAGCCAACCCCTTTAGCGACCCGGAGTTTCGCAAAAAATACATCGCCTTGCTGAAAGAAGCCAGAGAAAAGGGAGTAGCCATCTATGGGCTCTGAAAAACTTCTGCTGGAAATTACCCGGGAACAGGCCCGGGTTATTTCAGAGGCGTGTGAATGCCTGGCCCGGTTGCACATGGGACAGCTTGAGGAAATCGTCTGGCTTTTTGGCCCGAAATACTGGATGGTCAAATCAGAAGCCGATGGTATCATTTTGAAACTTAAGCAAGTTTTATTCAGAGAACTATTTCCGCACGGCTATCATTCCATTGCCTCGCCGTTCCTGCCCGATAAAGCCCGGATAGCCTTTGACCTCCACCAGGTAATCAGACACCACCTGGCAGGGCCGAAACCAGAAGGGTGGTTTCCGCTGATTTATCACGACAAACCCAGGCAGACCAGCCGGGAACAGCCACTGGCGGTTATTAAAGAGATTTCTGGCAAAGGAGATTAACCGGCGGTGATTGACCGGAGCAAAGGACATCCCCTGTTTTATGACCTGCTGGAGAAGATGGCCGACCTGCATGCCAGGAAAAACGCCAATTATGCCGACCCCACCGACCCCCTCAGCAACCTCAGGCGCTGTGAGCGCCTGGGCATCTCCCCTTTTATGGGGGTATTGGTGCGCCTTCAGGACAAATGGAGCCGGATTGAAAACCTGGCCCGGGGCGTCC
Protein-coding regions in this window:
- a CDS encoding DUF1599 domain-containing protein yields the protein MIDRSKGHPLFYDLLEKMADLHARKNANYADPTDPLSNLRRCERLGISPFMGVLVRLQDKWSRIENLARGVPDRVGESLEDTLMDNAVYSLLAIILLREMGNGVLPQVPKADG